Proteins found in one Zea mays cultivar B73 chromosome 1, Zm-B73-REFERENCE-NAM-5.0, whole genome shotgun sequence genomic segment:
- the LOC100280970 gene encoding Alpha-galactosidase 1 precursor: MAGGRGSSAARLALLLVVVVAAVAGGAVAGGKVVHVEEAHRRSMLANGLGSAPPMGWNSWNHFQCDGNGEVVIRETADALVSTGLAALGYRYVNIDDCWAEPQRDAKGNLVANTKTFPHGIKALADYVHGKGLKLGIYSDAGFQTCAKAQPGSLGHEELDAKTFAAWGVDYLKYDNCNNGDLKPLERYPEMSRALMKVGRPIYFSLCEWGDMHPATWGATYGNSWRTTNDIADTWDSMIATADQNEVWSEYARPGGWNDPDMLEVGNGGMTNSEYVVHFSLWAISKAPLIIGCDVRHMSRETYAILANKEVIAVNQDPLGVQGKKVRMEGSSEIWAAPLSEYRTAVLLLNRHAKDEATIAAHWDDIGLPAGTPVEARDLWLHETLDATFTDKMSFDVAPHSCRMLVLKPRIQIQ; the protein is encoded by the exons ATGGCGGGTGGTcgtggctcgtcggcggcgaggctaGCGCTgctactggtggtggtggtggcggcggtggcgggCGGCGCCGTGGCGGGGGGCAAGGTGGTGCACGTGGAGGAGGCGCACCGGCGGAGCATGCTGGCCAATGGCCTCGGCTCGGCCCCTCCCATGGG GTGGAACAGCTGGAACCATTTCCAGTGCGACGGCAACGGCGAGGTGGTCATCAGGGAGACCG CGGACGCGCTCGTGTCGACCGGACTCGCCGCTCTCGGCTACAGATACGTCAACATCG ATGATTGCTGGGCAGAGCCACAACGTGACGCTAAG GGCAACCTGGTGGCCAACACCAAGACGTTCCCGCACGGGATCAAGGCGCTGGCGGACTACGTCCACGGCAAGGGGCTCAAGCTCGGGATCTACTCCGACGCCGG GTTCCAGACCTGCGCCAAGGCCCAGCCCGGGTCCCTCGGACACGAGGAGCTGGACGCCAAGACCTTCGCGGCATGG GGGGTGGATTACCTCAAGTACGACAACTGCAACAACGGCGACCTGAAGCCGCTGGAGAGGTACCCGGAGATGAGCAGAGCACTGATGAAGGTGGGGCGGCCGATCTACTTCTCGCTCTGCGAATG GGGCGACATGCACCCGGCGACGTGGGGCGCGACCTACGGCAACAGCTGGAGGACCACCAACGACATCGCCGACACCTGGGACAG CATGATCGCCACGGCGGACCAGAACGAGGTGTGGTCGGAGTACGCGCGCCCCGGCGGATGGAACG ATCCGGACATGCTGGAGGTGGGCAACGGGGGCATGACCAACAGCGAGTACGTCGTGCACTTCAGCCTCTGGGCGATCTCCAAG GCGCCTCTCATCATCGGCTGCGACGTCAGGCACATGTCGCGGGAGACGTACGCCATCCTGGCCAACAAGGAGGTGATCGCCGTCAACCAAG ATCcgctcggcgtgcaggggaagaagGTGCGGATGGAGGGGAGCAGCGAGATCTGGGCCGCGCCGCTCTCCGAGTACCGGACGGCGGTGCTGCTCCTGAACCGGCACGCCAAGGACGAGGCCACCATCGCCGCGCACTGGGACGACATCGGCCTCCCCGCCGGCACGCCCGTCGAGGCCAGGGACCTGTGGCTG CACGAGACGTTGGACGCCACGTTCACGGACAAGATGAGCTTCGACGTCGCGCCGCACTCGTGCAGGATGCTCGTCCTCAAGCCCAGGATCCAGATCCAGTGA